A portion of the Pseudarthrobacter sp. L1SW genome contains these proteins:
- a CDS encoding YibE/F family protein, whose product MAARRKANRILAAVLIPLTLLTLAGMAMLWPSGSKEGISLANPYSAAPGVTFDTGTIQSVVVENCMQGASQQGQSQQGQSQQGSGGQAQGQQSQQGSDCTFAFTEPDKGGSPVKVVINPDVAKSHGVKPGDQIRYLNLSNAQGASASQGSPAFIFVDFVRTLPIVLLALLYAAVVIAVARWRGLRALIGLVGAYFVLASFMLPGLVEGKPPLLLALVGSTVIMIGVLYFAHGFSARTSTALLGTMFGLGITALLAAWATGAANLAGVGNHDATTLVNTSANISISGVILCGLIISGLGVLNDVTITQSSAVWELYELAPGSSARKLFTSAMRIGRDHIASTVYTIAFAYAGAALPILIIVMLYDRPLADTLTSAELSEEVIRTLVGSIGLVLAIPVTTLIAVLVVKATGVQAGAGQPAVPAAPAVAADGPGWTPAGAATGSTGHNIVDDVDDTGALAAAALEGRSRRSAAGEDSGLPTRRGRRADRG is encoded by the coding sequence ATGGCCGCCCGTCGAAAAGCCAACCGCATCCTGGCGGCGGTGCTCATCCCCCTGACGCTGCTCACCCTCGCGGGAATGGCGATGCTTTGGCCCTCGGGCAGCAAGGAAGGCATCTCCCTGGCCAACCCCTACTCCGCGGCCCCCGGCGTCACCTTCGACACAGGCACCATCCAAAGCGTGGTGGTGGAAAACTGCATGCAGGGCGCGTCGCAGCAGGGTCAGAGCCAACAGGGTCAAAGCCAGCAGGGCTCGGGCGGGCAGGCCCAAGGCCAGCAGTCCCAGCAGGGATCGGACTGCACCTTCGCCTTCACCGAGCCGGACAAGGGCGGAAGCCCGGTCAAAGTGGTCATCAACCCGGACGTCGCAAAGTCCCATGGGGTGAAGCCCGGCGACCAGATCCGGTACCTGAACCTGTCCAACGCCCAGGGCGCCTCGGCCTCCCAGGGTTCGCCGGCCTTCATCTTCGTGGACTTCGTCCGCACCCTGCCGATCGTCCTGCTCGCACTGCTGTATGCGGCGGTGGTGATCGCGGTGGCCCGCTGGCGGGGCCTGCGCGCCCTGATCGGTCTGGTGGGCGCCTACTTCGTGCTGGCCAGCTTTATGCTTCCGGGGCTGGTGGAGGGGAAGCCGCCGCTGCTGCTGGCCCTGGTGGGATCCACGGTGATCATGATCGGGGTCCTGTACTTCGCCCACGGCTTCTCGGCGCGAACCTCCACCGCGCTGCTGGGCACCATGTTCGGGCTGGGGATCACGGCGCTCCTGGCCGCCTGGGCCACGGGCGCGGCGAACCTCGCCGGGGTGGGCAACCACGACGCCACCACCCTGGTGAACACCTCTGCCAACATTTCCATCTCCGGCGTCATCCTGTGCGGGCTCATCATCTCCGGGCTGGGCGTCCTCAACGATGTGACCATCACGCAGTCCTCCGCCGTCTGGGAACTCTACGAGCTGGCACCGGGCAGCAGTGCCCGGAAGCTGTTTACCTCGGCCATGCGGATCGGCCGCGACCACATCGCCTCCACCGTGTACACCATCGCCTTCGCGTACGCCGGCGCAGCCCTGCCCATCCTGATCATCGTGATGCTGTACGACCGCCCGCTCGCTGACACGCTCACCAGCGCGGAACTGTCAGAGGAAGTCATCCGTACCCTGGTGGGCTCCATCGGCCTGGTGCTGGCCATCCCCGTCACCACGCTGATCGCGGTCCTGGTGGTCAAAGCCACCGGCGTCCAGGCGGGAGCCGGTCAACCGGCCGTGCCTGCCGCCCCTGCCGTGGCAGCGGACGGGCCAGGCTGGACGCCGGCAGGCGCAGCCACCGGCAGCACGGGACACAACATCGTGGATGACGTCGACGACACCGGCGCCCTCGCAGCCGCCGCGCTGGAGGGGCGCTCCCGGCGGTCGGCTGCAGGGGAGGACAGCGGGCTGCCCACGCGGCGGGGCCGCCGGGCGGACCGGGGCTGA
- a CDS encoding glycine--tRNA ligase, with protein sequence MAAKSVLDQVISLSKRRGFVFQAGEIYGGSRSAWDYGPLGAELKENIKRQWWQSMVRGREDVVGLDSSVILPRQVWEASGHVEVFSDPLVECLSCHKRYRADHLEEEYEEKKGRPAENGLKDIACANCGTRGEWTEPQEFSGLLKTYLGPVASEEGLHYLRPETAQGIFVNFNNVLTTSRKKPPFGIGQIGKSFRNEITPGNFIFRTREFEQMEMEFFVEPGTDEEWHKYWMNERMAWYTGLGIREENLRFFEHPLEKLSHYSKGTTDIEYRFGFQGSEWGELEGIANRTDFDLSTHSKASGQDLSYFNQATNERYTPYVIEPAAGLTRSFMAFLVDAYTEDEAPNAKGGVDVRTVLKLDPRLAPVKAAVLPLSRNEDLSPKAKDLGAQLRKNWNIDFDDAGAIGRRYRRQDEIGTPFCITVDFDTLEDQAVTIRERDTMSQERVSLDKVEGYLAARLIGA encoded by the coding sequence ATGGCAGCAAAGTCCGTTCTCGACCAGGTCATTTCCCTCTCCAAGCGCAGGGGATTCGTGTTCCAGGCCGGTGAGATCTACGGAGGTTCGCGCTCTGCCTGGGACTACGGGCCCCTCGGCGCCGAGCTGAAGGAAAACATCAAGCGCCAGTGGTGGCAGTCCATGGTCCGCGGCCGCGAGGACGTGGTGGGCCTGGATTCCTCGGTCATCCTGCCCCGGCAGGTCTGGGAAGCCTCCGGACATGTTGAGGTCTTCTCCGACCCCCTGGTGGAGTGCCTCTCCTGCCACAAGCGCTACCGCGCCGACCACCTCGAGGAAGAGTACGAGGAAAAGAAGGGCCGCCCGGCAGAGAACGGCCTGAAGGACATCGCCTGCGCCAACTGCGGAACCCGCGGTGAATGGACGGAGCCGCAGGAGTTCTCCGGCCTGCTGAAGACCTACCTGGGTCCGGTTGCCAGCGAAGAGGGCCTGCACTACCTGCGCCCCGAGACGGCACAGGGCATCTTCGTGAACTTCAACAACGTCCTCACCACCTCGCGGAAGAAGCCGCCGTTCGGCATCGGCCAGATCGGCAAGTCCTTCCGCAACGAGATCACGCCGGGCAACTTCATCTTCCGCACCCGCGAGTTCGAGCAGATGGAGATGGAATTCTTCGTGGAGCCCGGCACGGATGAGGAATGGCACAAGTACTGGATGAACGAGCGCATGGCCTGGTACACCGGCCTGGGCATCCGCGAGGAGAACCTGCGCTTCTTCGAGCACCCACTGGAGAAGCTGAGCCACTACTCCAAGGGCACCACGGACATCGAGTACCGCTTCGGCTTCCAGGGCTCAGAGTGGGGCGAGCTGGAAGGCATCGCCAACCGCACCGACTTCGACCTCTCCACCCACTCGAAGGCTTCAGGCCAGGACCTGAGCTACTTCAACCAGGCCACCAACGAGCGCTACACCCCGTACGTGATCGAGCCCGCCGCAGGCCTGACCCGCTCCTTCATGGCCTTCCTGGTGGACGCCTACACCGAGGACGAGGCCCCCAACGCCAAGGGTGGCGTCGATGTCCGTACCGTCCTGAAGCTGGATCCGCGCCTGGCCCCGGTCAAGGCCGCCGTGCTTCCGCTGAGCCGGAACGAGGACCTGTCTCCGAAGGCCAAGGACCTGGGCGCGCAGCTGCGCAAGAACTGGAACATCGACTTTGACGACGCCGGCGCCATTGGCCGCCGCTACCGCCGCCAGGACGAAATCGGCACCCCGTTCTGCATCACCGTGGACTTCGACACCCTTGAGGACCAGGCCGTGACCATCCGGGAGCGGGACACCATGAGCCAGGAACGCGTTTCCCTGGACAAGGTGGAGGGCTACCTGGCCGCACGCCTGATCGGCGCCTAG
- the dnaG gene encoding DNA primase, with translation MPGLIKREDIDEVRQRTDIKEVVDGYVTLKGAGLGTFKGLCPFHDERSPSFTVRPQVGRYHCFGCGEDGDVIAFVQKQDRSSFQEAVEKLAARIGYELRYEDGGTGPNREEVGRRQRLLDAHKIADEFFRAQLLTPGAAEGRTFLHGRGFDRAAAEHFGVGYAPQGWDALLKHLRGRGFTDAELKLTGMFSEGNRGIYDRFRGRLIWPIKDIAGDTIGFGARKLYEDDQGPKYLNTPETTLYKKSQVLYGIDLAKRSIAKDRQLVVVEGYTDVMACHLAGITTAVATCGTAFGTEHIKIARRLLSDDGTGGEVVFTFDGDAAGQKAALRAFEEDQRFTAQTYVAVEPSGADPCDLRQSRGDEAVHALVQSRRPLFEFAIRTTLKQFNLDTVEGRVQGLKASVPVVAAIRDASTRTGYCQALTGWLGMPDPNEVLRLVNAEVKNAAKRGDPGGAPGPAARTAASTAPPGGPGVAAGPPSGAVPSYHRPDPRDPVASMERQALEVALQEPSLLAGGIWERFSAARFVTPAFQAVHDAMRATDPALTGDPVRWVEQVMHEVPEPLRPLVSELAVVPLPASTEEAVRKYCRDILSRLFELQITRVKADKMGQLQRLDPAADPETYQRLNRELMMLEMERRSLRAET, from the coding sequence GTGCCCGGGCTGATCAAACGCGAAGATATCGACGAAGTACGCCAGCGCACGGACATCAAGGAAGTGGTTGACGGCTACGTCACGCTCAAGGGCGCCGGGCTTGGCACCTTCAAGGGCCTGTGCCCCTTCCACGACGAACGTTCCCCCTCCTTCACCGTCCGGCCGCAGGTGGGCCGCTACCACTGCTTCGGCTGCGGCGAGGACGGCGACGTCATCGCGTTCGTGCAGAAACAGGACCGCAGCTCCTTCCAGGAAGCCGTCGAAAAGCTGGCAGCCCGGATCGGCTACGAGCTGCGGTACGAGGACGGCGGCACGGGCCCCAACCGTGAGGAAGTGGGCCGGCGGCAGCGGCTGCTGGATGCCCACAAGATCGCCGACGAGTTCTTCCGCGCCCAGCTCCTGACGCCGGGAGCCGCCGAGGGAAGGACTTTCCTGCACGGCCGTGGCTTCGACCGGGCTGCAGCCGAGCATTTCGGGGTTGGCTATGCCCCGCAGGGCTGGGATGCCCTGCTCAAGCACCTCCGGGGCCGCGGCTTCACGGACGCCGAGCTCAAACTGACGGGCATGTTCTCCGAAGGCAACCGGGGCATCTACGACCGGTTCCGCGGCCGCCTCATCTGGCCCATCAAGGACATCGCCGGGGACACCATCGGCTTCGGCGCACGCAAGCTCTACGAGGACGACCAAGGCCCCAAGTACCTCAATACGCCCGAAACCACCCTGTACAAGAAGTCCCAGGTGCTTTACGGGATCGACCTCGCCAAACGCAGCATCGCCAAGGACCGCCAGCTGGTGGTGGTGGAGGGCTATACCGACGTGATGGCGTGCCACCTTGCGGGAATTACGACGGCGGTGGCCACCTGCGGCACCGCGTTCGGTACCGAGCACATCAAGATCGCCCGCCGCCTGCTGTCCGACGACGGCACCGGGGGAGAGGTCGTCTTCACCTTCGACGGCGACGCCGCAGGGCAGAAGGCCGCACTGCGCGCCTTCGAGGAGGACCAGCGGTTCACCGCCCAGACGTACGTGGCCGTGGAGCCCTCCGGCGCCGATCCCTGCGACCTGCGCCAAAGCAGGGGCGACGAAGCCGTGCACGCCCTGGTCCAGTCCCGCCGGCCGCTGTTCGAGTTTGCCATCCGCACCACCCTGAAGCAGTTCAACCTGGACACGGTGGAGGGCCGGGTACAGGGGCTGAAGGCCTCCGTCCCAGTGGTGGCGGCCATCCGCGACGCGTCCACCCGGACAGGCTACTGCCAGGCGCTGACCGGCTGGCTGGGCATGCCCGACCCCAACGAGGTGCTGCGGCTGGTCAACGCCGAAGTGAAAAACGCCGCGAAGCGCGGCGACCCGGGCGGGGCTCCCGGCCCCGCTGCGCGGACTGCCGCAAGCACCGCCCCACCCGGCGGACCCGGTGTTGCTGCAGGGCCGCCGTCGGGCGCCGTTCCTTCCTACCACCGGCCGGACCCCCGGGACCCGGTGGCGTCCATGGAGCGGCAGGCGCTCGAGGTGGCACTGCAGGAACCGTCGCTTCTTGCCGGCGGGATCTGGGAGCGTTTCTCGGCCGCCCGGTTCGTCACGCCTGCCTTCCAGGCCGTCCACGACGCCATGCGTGCCACGGACCCTGCCCTGACCGGGGACCCCGTCCGGTGGGTGGAGCAGGTGATGCACGAGGTCCCCGAACCGCTGCGGCCCCTGGTGTCCGAACTGGCCGTGGTGCCGTTGCCCGCGAGCACAGAGGAAGCCGTCCGGAAGTATTGCCGCGACATCCTGTCACGGCTGTTCGAGCTTCAGATCACGCGCGTCAAGGCGGACAAGATGGGCCAGCTTCAGCGGCTTGACCCTGCAGCGGACCCCGAAACGTACCAGCGACTCAACCGGGAACTGATGATGCTGGAAATGGAACGCCGCTCGCTTCGGGCGGAAACGTAG
- a CDS encoding deoxyguanosinetriphosphate triphosphohydrolase, translating to MAETRTAAPVLPGYDTHDSARLVEEPPKNVYRSDFERDRARVLHSSALRRLGAKTQVVAPDTDDFVRTRLTHSLEVAQVGRELGRSLGCDPDVVDTACLSHDLGHPPFGHNGESALNEVAHAIGGFEGNAQTLRLLTRLEPKVLTPDGQPAGLNLTRASLDAAAKYPWSALEAPVIHGQRTSKFGAYEDDLPIFNWLREGAPERRSCLEAQVMDLADDISYSVHDVEDAIVAGHFQLRWMDNPDHRARVVGYAKQWYLPHNDPAAIDAALARLEATDVWVREADGSRKSMAALKNMTSQLIGRFCQSALETTRAVYGPENLTRYNAELMVPDETVMEIAVMKGLATTFVMTTEHRQPIYERQREVLHALVTALSATGDRHLEPMFAADWRDAPDDGARLRVVIDQVASLTDGSALAMYERLVGSLPSLW from the coding sequence GTGGCTGAGACCCGCACTGCCGCCCCGGTCCTGCCGGGGTATGACACGCACGATTCCGCCCGCTTGGTGGAGGAGCCGCCCAAGAACGTCTACCGCTCCGATTTTGAGCGGGACCGCGCCCGGGTGCTGCACTCCTCCGCGCTCCGCCGCCTTGGTGCCAAGACCCAGGTGGTGGCGCCGGACACGGACGACTTTGTCCGCACCCGCCTGACCCACAGCCTTGAGGTCGCGCAGGTGGGCCGGGAACTGGGACGGTCCCTGGGCTGCGACCCGGATGTCGTGGACACCGCCTGCCTCAGCCACGACCTCGGGCACCCGCCGTTCGGGCACAACGGCGAATCGGCCCTCAATGAGGTGGCCCACGCCATCGGCGGATTCGAGGGCAATGCCCAGACCCTGCGGCTGCTGACCCGGCTGGAACCCAAGGTGCTGACCCCGGACGGGCAGCCGGCGGGGTTGAACCTCACCCGCGCCAGCCTGGACGCGGCGGCAAAATACCCGTGGTCCGCGCTTGAAGCTCCGGTGATCCACGGCCAGCGGACCAGCAAGTTCGGAGCGTACGAGGACGACCTCCCCATCTTCAACTGGCTCCGGGAGGGCGCCCCCGAACGCCGGTCCTGCCTGGAAGCCCAGGTCATGGACCTGGCCGATGACATCTCCTACTCGGTGCACGACGTCGAGGACGCGATCGTGGCCGGGCATTTCCAGCTGCGCTGGATGGACAACCCGGACCACCGTGCCCGCGTGGTGGGGTACGCCAAGCAGTGGTACCTCCCGCACAATGATCCCGCCGCCATCGATGCCGCCCTGGCCCGGCTCGAGGCCACGGACGTCTGGGTCCGCGAGGCGGACGGCAGCCGCAAATCCATGGCTGCCCTGAAGAACATGACGAGCCAGCTGATCGGCCGGTTTTGCCAAAGTGCCCTGGAAACCACCCGCGCGGTTTACGGCCCGGAAAACCTCACCCGGTACAACGCCGAGCTGATGGTTCCGGACGAGACCGTCATGGAAATCGCCGTCATGAAGGGCCTGGCCACCACCTTCGTTATGACCACCGAGCACCGCCAGCCCATCTACGAGCGGCAGCGCGAGGTGCTCCACGCCCTGGTCACGGCGCTCAGCGCTACGGGTGACCGGCACCTGGAGCCGATGTTTGCCGCCGACTGGCGGGACGCGCCCGACGACGGCGCACGCCTCCGAGTGGTGATCGACCAGGTGGCCTCGCTGACCGACGGCTCCGCCCTGGCCATGTACGAACGCCTGGTGGGGAGCCTTCCGTCCCTGTGGTGA
- a CDS encoding GNAT family N-acetyltransferase — protein sequence MAIEYREWREGDDLALLEIWGDPETQQDRQFRGALTLSSDGGGGTPWRRCIVAEDVIDGVGIPVAAGVVYEASLHPERLWAYIEVARDHRRSGIGATLLTMLRREAGQSPSGVSRLRAKVEPGTPGAAFAEAFELGPIQRSRLVVIEPGALRLPVFPAGDDGGRPANDENAGSDVVMDLATGSVELTDVVGRYYTSIHGWDSPGVLSMGQVQKLFLDDLTGAHGAIVLRARPESAFGAGVAPTKKGRIRAFAVSYAAPAHPDAAPGAEGAEAPTDVFVGHEPALAADDAAEAVRDMLALIAYQHPVMLELDDSMTALRAAVEPLLESGKARLAGPETLIVSD from the coding sequence ATGGCCATCGAATACCGCGAGTGGCGCGAAGGCGACGACCTCGCCCTGCTGGAGATCTGGGGCGACCCGGAGACCCAGCAGGACCGGCAGTTCCGGGGCGCGTTGACGCTCTCCTCTGACGGGGGCGGGGGCACGCCCTGGCGCCGCTGCATCGTGGCCGAGGACGTGATCGACGGCGTCGGCATCCCCGTGGCGGCGGGCGTGGTGTACGAGGCCTCGCTGCACCCCGAACGGCTCTGGGCCTACATCGAGGTGGCACGGGACCACCGGCGCTCCGGCATCGGTGCCACCCTCCTGACCATGCTGCGCCGCGAAGCCGGCCAGTCGCCGTCGGGCGTGTCCAGGCTCCGCGCCAAAGTGGAGCCGGGCACCCCGGGTGCCGCTTTCGCGGAGGCATTCGAGCTTGGGCCCATCCAGCGTTCGCGGCTGGTGGTCATAGAGCCGGGAGCCCTGCGGCTGCCGGTGTTTCCTGCCGGGGACGACGGCGGCAGGCCGGCCAACGATGAGAACGCCGGCTCCGACGTGGTGATGGACCTGGCAACCGGGTCCGTTGAGCTGACGGACGTTGTGGGCAGGTACTACACCTCCATCCACGGCTGGGACTCGCCCGGCGTGCTGTCCATGGGGCAGGTGCAGAAGCTGTTCCTGGACGACCTCACCGGGGCCCACGGCGCCATCGTGCTGCGCGCACGGCCCGAGTCGGCCTTCGGTGCCGGCGTTGCGCCAACCAAAAAAGGCCGGATCCGTGCCTTCGCGGTTAGCTACGCGGCGCCGGCACACCCGGACGCGGCACCAGGTGCGGAGGGCGCAGAGGCTCCCACCGACGTGTTCGTCGGCCACGAACCCGCCCTCGCCGCGGATGATGCTGCCGAGGCGGTCCGCGACATGCTCGCGCTGATCGCCTACCAGCACCCGGTGATGCTCGAACTGGACGACTCCATGACGGCCCTCCGTGCCGCCGTCGAACCCCTGCTGGAAAGCGGCAAGGCGCGGCTGGCCGGCCCGGAAACCCTCATCGTCTCGGACTAG
- a CDS encoding DMT family transporter, protein MTPSPRLPLLAGLPPAVGAGLAIPVQGRINGALGTRLNDGIAAAVVSFSTGLALMILISLVLPRGRAGLARILPAVRSRAFPPVYVLAGGIGALFVFAQSFTVGILGVALFTVATVTGQTVSGLLVDRLGIGPAGRKPVTGIRVIGCLLTIAAVAWAVSPRFAGSAAVASDGGAGPGGGAASLLVPLLLPVAAGFLMSFQQAMNGTATVHYGTPIAATLVNFVAGSAVLWIAYAIKVSVAGWGNPLPGEWWYYVGGPMGCVFIGLGALLVRSLGVLVTGLGMIAGQLLGSLALDVVLPAPGTVVAPATVLGTILTLAAIILATLPWPRGALRR, encoded by the coding sequence GCGGTGGGCGCGGGCCTCGCCATTCCTGTGCAGGGCCGCATCAACGGGGCCCTCGGAACACGCCTCAACGACGGCATCGCCGCCGCGGTGGTGAGTTTCAGCACGGGCCTCGCCCTCATGATCCTTATCTCGCTGGTCCTTCCCCGGGGTCGGGCCGGCCTGGCCCGGATCCTGCCCGCAGTCCGCAGCAGGGCTTTTCCGCCGGTGTATGTCCTTGCCGGCGGCATCGGTGCGCTCTTTGTCTTCGCCCAGTCCTTCACGGTGGGCATCCTTGGCGTTGCGCTGTTTACCGTCGCCACGGTCACCGGGCAGACAGTCAGCGGGCTGCTGGTGGACCGGCTGGGCATCGGACCGGCCGGCCGGAAGCCCGTCACCGGCATCCGCGTCATCGGCTGCCTGCTGACCATCGCCGCCGTCGCCTGGGCCGTGTCTCCCCGGTTCGCGGGGTCGGCGGCGGTGGCTTCCGACGGCGGCGCAGGGCCGGGCGGCGGGGCAGCGTCGCTGCTGGTCCCGCTCCTGCTGCCCGTTGCCGCAGGATTCCTGATGAGCTTCCAGCAGGCAATGAATGGCACAGCCACCGTCCACTACGGCACGCCGATCGCCGCGACCCTGGTCAACTTCGTGGCCGGTTCCGCCGTGCTGTGGATCGCCTACGCCATCAAAGTCTCGGTGGCCGGATGGGGTAACCCGCTGCCGGGGGAGTGGTGGTACTACGTGGGCGGTCCCATGGGCTGCGTCTTCATAGGCCTGGGCGCACTGCTGGTCCGCAGCCTGGGCGTCCTGGTGACCGGGCTGGGCATGATCGCCGGGCAATTGCTGGGCTCGCTCGCCCTGGATGTGGTGCTGCCGGCCCCGGGAACCGTGGTGGCGCCGGCCACGGTGCTGGGCACCATCCTTACCCTTGCCGCCATCATCCTTGCCACCCTGCCATGGCCTCGGGGCGCGCTGCGCCGGTAA
- a CDS encoding alpha/beta hydrolase, with protein MVSSSTEENGGSRHAGAPAAARQAVLSVLQPAAPTRGIALVLHGGKSQSREPVEARHLSPARMVPFARHLHRAGRKHGLAVWSLRNSVRGWNGSEMTPLQDARWALGQIQEQHPGLPVFLVGHSMGGLTAVCAADQPGVEAVVALAPWLNPGTPVSAVSGRKVLIVHGTKDRWTSPSASLLFARRASANAASMQYVALKGAGHFMLRKIGLWQTLTTGFVMKAFAESTGADVALPEGFTRLLPESAVQVTL; from the coding sequence ATGGTTAGCAGCAGTACTGAGGAAAACGGCGGATCCCGCCACGCGGGTGCACCCGCGGCTGCCCGGCAGGCAGTGCTCAGCGTCCTTCAGCCGGCGGCTCCCACCCGTGGTATTGCCCTGGTGCTGCACGGCGGCAAGTCGCAGAGCCGCGAGCCTGTGGAGGCCAGGCACCTGAGTCCGGCGAGGATGGTGCCCTTCGCACGGCACCTGCACCGGGCCGGCCGGAAGCACGGCCTGGCTGTGTGGTCCCTGCGCAACAGCGTCCGCGGCTGGAACGGATCGGAGATGACCCCGCTGCAGGACGCCCGCTGGGCACTTGGCCAAATCCAGGAGCAGCACCCGGGCCTGCCGGTCTTCCTGGTGGGCCATTCCATGGGCGGGCTCACCGCCGTCTGCGCCGCGGACCAGCCCGGGGTGGAAGCCGTCGTCGCGCTTGCTCCCTGGCTCAACCCGGGAACTCCCGTCTCCGCCGTTTCAGGCCGCAAGGTGCTGATCGTGCATGGGACCAAGGACAGGTGGACCAGCCCCTCCGCGTCGCTGTTGTTCGCCCGGCGCGCTTCGGCCAACGCCGCCAGCATGCAGTACGTTGCGCTCAAGGGGGCAGGCCACTTCATGCTCCGCAAGATCGGGCTGTGGCAGACGCTCACTACGGGGTTCGTGATGAAGGCTTTCGCCGAAAGCACCGGCGCCGACGTCGCCCTGCCCGAGGGCTTCACCCGGCTGCTCCCGGAATCAGCCGTCCAAGTGACCCTGTAA
- the dusB gene encoding tRNA dihydrouridine synthase DusB, with translation MTVAATTPAPKLELPPLKLGPITVDTPVILAPMAGITNSAFRRLCREYGGGMYVAEMVTSRALVERTPESLRIISHDDDEKVRSVQLYGVDPVTVGAAVRMLVEEDRADHIDLNFGCPVPKVTRRGGGSALPWKIDLFTSIVQTAVKEASKGNVPLTIKMRKGIDDDHLTYLDAGRIARDAGVAAVALHGRTAAQFYSGQADWSAIARLREALPDIPVLGNGDIWSAEDAVRMVRETGVDGVVVGRGCQGRPWLFGDLQAAFEGSDTRHRPNLGQVAQGVYRHAELMVETFGDEGKALREIRKHIAWYFKGYVVGGELRTRMALVNSLEELSAALAELDVDSPYPGGDAEGPRGRAGSPKKPALPKDWLESRALNADQSRDISAAELDVSGG, from the coding sequence GTGACTGTTGCAGCAACTACTCCCGCCCCCAAGCTGGAACTCCCGCCCCTGAAGCTGGGTCCCATCACCGTGGACACGCCGGTGATCCTGGCACCCATGGCCGGGATCACCAACTCGGCGTTCCGCCGTTTGTGCCGGGAGTACGGCGGCGGCATGTACGTGGCAGAGATGGTCACCTCCCGCGCGCTGGTGGAGCGGACCCCTGAGTCCCTGCGGATCATTTCCCACGACGACGACGAAAAAGTCCGGTCCGTCCAGCTGTACGGCGTGGACCCGGTGACAGTAGGCGCCGCTGTGCGCATGCTCGTCGAGGAGGACCGCGCGGACCATATCGACCTCAACTTCGGCTGCCCCGTTCCCAAAGTCACCCGCCGCGGCGGCGGCTCGGCCCTGCCCTGGAAGATCGACCTCTTTACCTCGATCGTCCAGACCGCCGTCAAGGAAGCTTCCAAGGGCAATGTCCCGCTGACCATCAAGATGCGCAAGGGCATCGACGACGACCACCTCACGTACCTCGACGCCGGCCGCATTGCGCGCGATGCCGGCGTTGCCGCCGTCGCCCTCCACGGCAGGACGGCCGCGCAGTTCTACTCGGGACAGGCCGACTGGTCCGCCATCGCCCGCCTCCGCGAGGCGCTGCCGGATATCCCGGTGCTGGGCAACGGCGATATCTGGTCCGCGGAGGACGCGGTCCGGATGGTCCGCGAAACCGGCGTTGACGGGGTGGTGGTGGGCCGCGGCTGCCAGGGCAGGCCGTGGCTTTTCGGTGACCTGCAGGCAGCGTTCGAGGGAAGCGACACCCGGCACAGGCCCAACCTGGGCCAGGTTGCCCAGGGCGTCTACCGGCACGCGGAGCTGATGGTGGAGACCTTCGGCGATGAAGGCAAGGCGCTGCGGGAAATCCGCAAGCACATTGCCTGGTACTTCAAGGGTTACGTGGTGGGCGGCGAACTCCGCACGCGGATGGCGCTGGTGAACAGCCTCGAGGAACTGAGCGCCGCCCTGGCCGAGCTCGACGTCGACTCGCCCTACCCGGGCGGTGACGCGGAAGGTCCCCGCGGCCGCGCCGGGTCACCGAAGAAGCCCGCGCTGCCGAAGGACTGGCTGGAATCCCGGGCCCTTAATGCTGACCAGTCGCGGGACATTTCCGCGGCGGAACTGGACGTTTCCGGTGGCTGA